In the Pseudomonas sp. ADAK2 genome, one interval contains:
- a CDS encoding Rho termination factor N-terminal domain-containing protein, translated as MPRGSKDKYTAEQKRKAEHIEDSYEQKGISKDEAEARAWATVNKQSGGGERAAGSGRKKPASAKSEDRKESSRRAVASREGHARNSKASRDTQTVDSLMKEARAKKIPGRSGMRKQELIEALRKAG; from the coding sequence ATGCCTCGTGGAAGCAAAGACAAATACACCGCCGAGCAAAAGCGCAAGGCCGAGCACATCGAAGACAGCTACGAACAAAAAGGCATTTCCAAAGACGAAGCCGAAGCCCGGGCCTGGGCGACGGTGAACAAGCAGTCGGGTGGCGGCGAACGGGCCGCTGGCTCGGGGCGCAAGAAACCGGCGAGCGCCAAGTCCGAGGACCGCAAGGAATCATCCCGGCGGGCGGTGGCCAGCCGTGAAGGTCATGCGCGCAACAGCAAGGCTTCGCGCGATACCCAGACCGTCGACAGTTTGATGAAAGAAGCCCGGGCGAAGAAGATTCCGGGGCGGTCAGGGATGCGCAAGCAGGAGTTGATTGAGGCGTTGCGTAAGGCCGGTTGA